In Flavobacterium endoglycinae, one DNA window encodes the following:
- a CDS encoding MFS transporter translates to METVKVQPEVIKKTTYSILFIISFSHLINDLLQAVVPSIYPLIKDNFELSFTQIGIITFTYQIVASILQPFVGMYTDKNSKPYSLIIGMCFTMTGLFLVSIASNFTFLLMSVSLIGIGSSIFHPESSRVAHLASGGKKGLAQSIFQLGGNAGSAIGPLLAAFIIIPNGQSYVAWFCIIALIGVFTLYRIAIWYTAHLSERNANKAAMKIETHHLSKNRVIVSLVILLVLIFSKYFYMSSITSYYTFFLIDKFHISIQQSQVYLFLFSGAVAAGTLIGGPIGDRFGRKYVIWVSILGVAPFTLMLPYVSLFWVGTLSVIIGLILSSAFSAILVYATELMPGKVGLVAGLFFGFAFGMGGLGSAVLGKIADATSIEYVFKICAFLPLIGVITGFLPNIEGRKNTEK, encoded by the coding sequence ATGGAAACCGTTAAAGTACAACCAGAAGTAATAAAAAAAACGACGTATTCGATACTTTTTATAATCAGCTTTTCGCATTTAATCAATGATCTTTTACAAGCTGTAGTTCCGTCAATTTATCCGCTTATTAAAGATAATTTCGAATTGAGCTTTACACAAATCGGAATCATCACGTTTACTTACCAAATCGTAGCTTCTATCCTTCAGCCATTTGTTGGAATGTATACTGATAAAAATTCTAAACCTTATTCGTTAATAATCGGAATGTGTTTTACAATGACGGGATTATTTCTGGTTTCAATTGCCTCTAACTTTACGTTTTTACTAATGTCAGTAAGTTTAATCGGAATTGGATCTTCAATTTTTCACCCAGAATCTTCACGTGTAGCGCATTTAGCTTCGGGAGGAAAAAAAGGATTGGCGCAGTCTATTTTTCAATTAGGAGGAAATGCAGGAAGCGCCATCGGACCTTTATTAGCCGCATTTATTATCATTCCAAACGGACAAAGTTATGTAGCTTGGTTTTGCATTATTGCTTTAATTGGCGTTTTTACTTTGTACAGAATTGCCATTTGGTACACAGCACATTTATCTGAAAGAAATGCGAATAAAGCAGCGATGAAAATTGAAACACATCATTTATCTAAAAACCGTGTGATTGTTTCGTTAGTTATTCTATTGGTTTTGATTTTCTCAAAATACTTCTACATGAGCAGTATTACGAGCTATTATACTTTCTTTTTGATTGATAAATTCCATATCTCAATTCAGCAATCGCAAGTATATCTATTCTTGTTCTCTGGAGCTGTTGCGGCAGGAACTTTAATTGGCGGACCAATTGGTGATCGTTTTGGAAGAAAATATGTAATCTGGGTTTCTATTCTTGGAGTTGCGCCTTTTACTTTGATGTTACCATATGTTTCTTTATTTTGGGTTGGAACTTTATCTGTAATTATCGGATTGATTCTTTCTTCTGCTTTCTCTGCTATTTTAGTTTACGCAACGGAATTAATGCCGGGAAAAGTTGGTTTAGTAGCGGGTCTTTTCTTCGGATTTGCTTTCGGAATGGGCGGATTGGGTTCTGCTGTTTTAGGAAAAATCGCCGACGCCACAAGTATAGAATATGTATTTAAAATTTGTGCGTTTTTACCTTTGATTGGAGTTATTACAGGGTTCTTGCCGAATATTGAAGGGAGAAAAAATACTGAGAAATAA
- a CDS encoding AraC family transcriptional regulator, whose protein sequence is MNSQYRTYRMATDFGYQIDSSIPVIGYTEMVTNEMCISHSHPRGQLIYATRGVMNVVVGNHIWVVNPLQGLWLPGGVEHQVTFQKDVNYYSVFIDPSVMKGLPENSFSFDIPMFLKQLVFKIISFGTSGNLTDSQRRLIAVFLDELALIVPSATFLPTTNNERLQKVVELLMSDISSKQTIDYYAELSFMSSRTLSRLFIKELGMNFSDWRTRMKLLEAIKRLGEKQSIKEIALDLGYETASAFIYMFKKHLGTTPSNYILEDENESEKLIA, encoded by the coding sequence ATGAATAGTCAATATCGGACATATAGAATGGCCACGGATTTTGGATATCAAATTGATTCCTCGATTCCTGTTATTGGTTATACCGAAATGGTAACCAACGAAATGTGTATTTCACATTCACATCCAAGAGGGCAATTAATCTATGCAACGCGTGGTGTAATGAATGTTGTGGTGGGCAATCATATCTGGGTGGTGAATCCTCTGCAGGGCTTGTGGCTTCCTGGTGGAGTAGAACATCAGGTAACGTTTCAGAAAGACGTCAATTATTATAGTGTTTTTATTGATCCGTCTGTGATGAAAGGATTGCCAGAGAACAGTTTTTCATTTGATATTCCGATGTTTTTGAAGCAATTGGTTTTTAAAATCATTTCTTTTGGAACAAGCGGCAATTTAACAGATTCGCAAAGAAGGCTAATTGCCGTTTTTCTGGATGAATTAGCTTTAATTGTTCCAAGCGCCACTTTCCTGCCAACCACAAATAACGAAAGACTTCAAAAAGTTGTTGAACTATTAATGAGTGATATTTCAAGCAAACAAACAATCGATTATTATGCTGAACTTTCGTTTATGAGCAGTCGAACGTTATCGCGTTTGTTTATAAAAGAACTAGGAATGAACTTCAGCGATTGGCGCACCCGAATGAAATTACTGGAAGCCATTAAAAGATTAGGTGAAAAGCAATCGATAAAAGAAATCGCGCTTGATTTAGGTTACGAAACGGCCAGTGCTTTTATTTATATGTTTAAAAAGCATTTGGGTACAACGCCTTCTAACTATATTTTAGAAGATGAAAATGAATCTGAAAAGCTTATTGCTTAG
- a CDS encoding alpha-L-rhamnosidase-related protein, producing MLNRFSIFKLLLVLIIFFPSVSLSAQEKSKEATWIWYPGDFEVWLSNKMQVRRTEREAVFPPLWQYYSPYALVTFQTEVDIPKPDEVKIFSEGPFQLLLDGVQVYGQPKSIKIPAGKHKISFKVYNQEVLPAIYISGQYVKSDASWKVTNEDKLWIDEAGKAQQSGTPWVPVGSWNFNSPESKPSGFKLTTKPLSAKKAEKIAGGELVDFGKETFGYIKIHGLKGKGKVALYYGESREEALDSAKCETLDHLSFDGNQSETYTNDGSKAFRYVQVQADAGVKYDSISMLYEYLPLDYRGAFKSSDQLLNKIWDVSAYTMHLTAREFFIDGIKRDRWVWSGDAYQSYLMNYYLFFDSPSVERTMSALRGKDPVTAHVNIIMDYSLYWFVGVYDYYLHTGDTKFIKTYYPRMKSLMDFCLERRNKNGFLEPLEGDWVFIDWADGLPKTGEVSFEQMLLARSLEAMVVSAEIAGKNEDQKHYQKLAADLKTNLFDVFWDKKENVMKHQRIDGKMQNIVTRYANMFGIFFNYFTEEQKQSVKNKVLLNKDVLQITTPYMRFYELEALCAMDEQKFVLNEIRDYWGGMLNLGATSFWEKYDPKQSGKEHLEMYGRPYGKSLCHAWGASPIYLLGKYYLGVKPTAPGYSEYEIKPNLGGLKWMEGKVPTPNGEVAVYCSTKEIKVKAGEGEGKLIFKSASKPKTNSGTITELGKNRYQLIVKPNVEYLVSYKAI from the coding sequence ATGCTAAACCGCTTTTCCATTTTTAAACTTTTATTGGTTCTTATTATTTTCTTTCCTTCTGTTTCCTTGTCTGCTCAAGAGAAATCAAAAGAAGCGACATGGATTTGGTACCCAGGCGATTTCGAAGTTTGGTTAAGCAATAAAATGCAAGTAAGACGTACAGAACGCGAAGCAGTATTTCCGCCACTTTGGCAATATTATAGTCCTTATGCTTTGGTCACTTTTCAAACCGAAGTAGATATTCCAAAACCAGATGAAGTAAAAATCTTCTCTGAAGGACCTTTTCAATTGCTTTTAGATGGTGTTCAGGTTTACGGACAGCCAAAATCCATAAAAATTCCAGCCGGAAAACATAAAATTTCTTTTAAAGTTTACAATCAAGAAGTCTTGCCAGCGATTTATATTTCTGGTCAATATGTAAAATCTGATGCTTCTTGGAAAGTAACCAACGAAGATAAACTTTGGATTGACGAAGCTGGAAAAGCACAGCAATCGGGTACGCCATGGGTTCCTGTTGGTTCTTGGAATTTTAATTCACCAGAAAGTAAACCTTCAGGATTCAAACTAACAACAAAACCTTTAAGTGCAAAAAAAGCAGAAAAAATAGCAGGTGGTGAATTGGTCGATTTCGGAAAAGAAACTTTTGGATATATTAAAATCCACGGTTTAAAAGGAAAAGGCAAGGTCGCACTTTATTATGGTGAATCTCGTGAAGAAGCTTTGGATTCTGCTAAATGCGAAACATTAGATCATTTATCTTTTGATGGAAATCAGTCTGAAACGTATACGAATGATGGATCAAAAGCATTCCGCTATGTTCAAGTACAAGCAGATGCGGGCGTAAAATACGATTCGATTTCGATGCTTTATGAATATCTGCCATTAGACTATCGTGGCGCATTCAAATCTTCAGATCAATTATTGAACAAAATTTGGGACGTGTCGGCTTATACGATGCATTTAACTGCTCGCGAATTTTTTATCGACGGAATCAAACGTGACCGTTGGGTTTGGTCTGGTGATGCATATCAAAGTTATTTGATGAATTATTATTTGTTTTTTGATTCGCCTTCGGTAGAACGAACGATGTCAGCACTTCGCGGAAAAGATCCTGTAACGGCTCACGTAAATATCATTATGGATTATTCGCTGTATTGGTTTGTGGGTGTTTATGATTATTATTTGCACACAGGAGATACAAAATTTATTAAAACTTATTATCCAAGAATGAAATCATTGATGGATTTCTGTTTAGAGAGAAGAAATAAAAACGGATTTCTAGAACCATTAGAAGGCGATTGGGTTTTCATTGATTGGGCTGACGGGTTGCCAAAAACAGGAGAAGTTAGTTTTGAGCAAATGCTTTTGGCAAGAAGTTTAGAAGCGATGGTCGTTAGTGCTGAAATCGCTGGTAAAAATGAAGACCAAAAACACTATCAAAAATTAGCTGCTGATTTAAAAACTAATTTATTTGATGTCTTTTGGGATAAAAAAGAAAACGTGATGAAGCACCAGCGTATCGACGGTAAAATGCAGAATATTGTAACCAGATACGCTAATATGTTTGGTATTTTCTTCAATTATTTTACTGAAGAACAAAAGCAAAGTGTAAAAAATAAAGTGTTACTGAATAAAGATGTTCTTCAAATTACAACGCCATATATGCGTTTTTACGAGTTGGAAGCCTTATGCGCCATGGACGAACAAAAATTTGTACTAAATGAAATTCGTGATTATTGGGGTGGAATGCTGAATCTTGGTGCGACATCATTTTGGGAAAAATACGATCCAAAACAAAGCGGGAAAGAACATCTGGAAATGTATGGTCGCCCTTACGGGAAAAGCCTCTGTCACGCTTGGGGGGCAAGTCCGATTTATTTGCTTGGAAAATATTATTTGGGTGTAAAACCAACTGCTCCAGGATATTCGGAATATGAAATTAAACCAAATTTAGGTGGTTTAAAATGGATGGAAGGAAAAGTACCAACGCCAAATGGAGAAGTTGCTGTGTATTGCAGCACCAAAGAAATAAAAGTAAAAGCAGGTGAAGGAGAAGGAAAACTAATTTTTAAAAGTGCAAGCAAACCAAAAACAAATTCTGGAACAATTACAGAATTAGGAAAGAATAGATATCAATTGATCGTAAAACCGAATGTGGAGTATTTAGTGAGTTATAAAGCGATTTAA
- a CDS encoding glycoside hydrolase family protein — translation MKIKYLLITVSALFISSCATKYKKREITDGVMQEIYEEVKTPYKYGLVMVPTDNSYKMDCPSVFRKDGKWYMTYLIYDGRGYETWLAESDNLLDWKHLGKVMSFSENEKHWDVNQKAGYISLQDLTWGGSYEWEKYNDKYWMSYFGGDSKGYEAGVLSIGIAYTKEAPTKPHEFQRLENPVLTPKDKDAKWWDNSTMYKNSVIRDKDKVTGHNFIMYYNARGDSINPAKGAERIAMAVSNDMKHWERYGNKPLINHHKGISGDAYIQRINDTWVMFYFGAFWTGWNQGAFNRFAVSNDLVNWTDWKGEDLVKSSEPYDDLFAHKSFVVKHDGVVYHFYCAVNKAEQRGIAIATSKDLGKSKLNFVAPPEKKVKK, via the coding sequence ATGAAAATTAAATATCTTCTTATTACTGTTTCAGCGCTTTTTATAAGCAGTTGCGCAACCAAATACAAGAAAAGAGAAATTACCGATGGCGTAATGCAGGAAATTTACGAAGAAGTAAAAACTCCCTACAAATACGGTTTGGTGATGGTGCCAACTGACAACTCTTATAAAATGGATTGTCCGAGCGTTTTTAGAAAAGACGGAAAATGGTACATGACCTATTTGATTTATGACGGAAGAGGTTATGAAACTTGGTTAGCAGAAAGTGATAATCTTTTGGACTGGAAACATCTAGGAAAAGTAATGTCGTTCTCAGAAAATGAAAAACACTGGGATGTTAACCAAAAAGCAGGATATATTTCGTTGCAAGACTTAACTTGGGGCGGAAGCTACGAATGGGAAAAATACAATGACAAATACTGGATGAGTTATTTTGGTGGAGACAGCAAAGGTTACGAAGCAGGCGTTTTATCAATCGGAATAGCTTATACGAAAGAAGCTCCGACAAAACCACACGAATTTCAAAGATTAGAAAATCCAGTTTTAACACCAAAAGATAAAGATGCTAAATGGTGGGACAATAGCACAATGTATAAAAACAGTGTGATTCGCGATAAAGATAAAGTAACAGGACACAATTTCATCATGTATTACAATGCCCGTGGTGACAGTATAAATCCTGCGAAAGGTGCAGAACGCATTGCGATGGCAGTATCAAACGATATGAAACATTGGGAGCGCTATGGCAATAAACCTTTAATCAATCATCATAAAGGAATTTCGGGTGATGCGTATATTCAGCGTATTAATGATACTTGGGTAATGTTTTATTTCGGAGCTTTCTGGACGGGTTGGAATCAAGGTGCATTTAACCGTTTTGCCGTTTCAAATGATTTAGTAAACTGGACCGATTGGAAAGGTGAGGATCTAGTGAAATCATCTGAACCTTACGACGATTTGTTTGCGCATAAATCTTTTGTGGTAAAACACGATGGCGTTGTGTATCATTTCTATTGTGCGGTTAACAAAGCAGAACAAAGAGGAATCGCAATCGCAACTTCTAAAGATTTAGGAAAAAGCAAATTGAATTTTGTGGCGCCGCCGGAGAAGAAAGTGAAAAAGTAG
- a CDS encoding glycoside hydrolase family protein yields MFSISTKYNFKLNTTIFFVLAFCIQATTQNAWKPASFEIVKSNYKTFKTSQYAHVFSGSKHNIVRLAPELQGLTGIELPLDKYKNGTNAPLQLKFKEPVTVLIGVFQEKSSEYLQANQIGNNNEIISNGVTITGLPPVDVYAIPYGKGIHTVLPNQKGLFAVLGVLKINQQLNARDAKLPDGRLWNPTFIVEGFSDEKPLFEIIGGENKPVIDEGMSGTEGIQGGFEGGRVVKVGDTYHMFPTERAGEKGVDYYYDRVKTKIGHWTSKDAIHWKRESTIYQASGTYAVTEDDNPMNDRRAAIWSYMPVFNEKANKWYGYYLAYTVSKEIEPNHSFGRIWRCESTVEGINGIGGPYKDIGIIMEPGLDSQPWEGRQGVASFFPYQVGDKYFGFYSGAYPFNSWVDYPKKSGKGWFVALAESKSLEGPWLRMNKGLEPIKTMHPLFVENPIVSQLPNGLYIAIFDGGPDGWSHHLPNMIAYSLSADGINWSEAHYLPIETKVDKWWDIMRTPLCLIPEGNDVYTIVYNAIDLKRRFHPTGMVKVKLNKDVMESKLKELKK; encoded by the coding sequence ATGTTTTCAATAAGTACCAAATACAATTTCAAATTAAACACAACCATTTTCTTTGTGCTGGCATTCTGCATTCAAGCAACAACACAAAACGCATGGAAACCAGCATCATTTGAAATCGTAAAATCAAATTACAAGACTTTCAAAACCAGTCAGTATGCACACGTTTTTTCGGGAAGCAAACATAATATTGTTCGTTTAGCTCCAGAATTGCAAGGTTTGACGGGAATTGAATTGCCTTTAGATAAATATAAAAACGGAACAAATGCTCCGTTACAATTAAAGTTTAAAGAACCAGTTACGGTTTTGATTGGTGTTTTTCAGGAAAAGAGTTCAGAATATCTCCAAGCAAATCAAATTGGAAATAACAATGAGATTATTTCAAATGGAGTAACCATTACAGGTTTACCGCCTGTTGATGTCTATGCGATTCCTTATGGAAAAGGAATTCATACTGTTTTACCAAATCAAAAAGGATTGTTTGCTGTTTTGGGAGTTTTAAAAATCAATCAACAGCTGAATGCAAGAGATGCTAAATTACCAGACGGGAGGCTTTGGAATCCAACATTTATCGTAGAAGGATTTTCAGATGAAAAACCGCTTTTTGAAATTATCGGAGGAGAAAACAAACCCGTTATTGATGAAGGAATGTCAGGAACTGAAGGAATCCAAGGAGGTTTTGAAGGCGGGCGCGTGGTAAAAGTAGGAGATACCTATCATATGTTTCCAACTGAAAGGGCAGGTGAAAAAGGAGTTGATTATTATTACGATCGTGTAAAAACCAAAATCGGACATTGGACAAGTAAGGATGCCATTCATTGGAAAAGAGAATCTACTATATATCAAGCAAGCGGAACTTACGCCGTAACCGAAGATGATAACCCAATGAACGATCGTCGTGCTGCAATTTGGTCGTATATGCCAGTTTTTAATGAAAAAGCAAACAAATGGTACGGCTATTATTTGGCGTATACGGTGAGTAAAGAAATAGAACCGAATCACTCATTTGGAAGAATCTGGCGTTGCGAATCGACGGTAGAAGGAATCAACGGAATCGGAGGTCCGTACAAAGATATAGGAATCATTATGGAACCAGGATTAGATTCTCAGCCATGGGAAGGACGTCAAGGTGTAGCTTCTTTTTTTCCGTATCAAGTAGGCGACAAATATTTTGGATTTTACAGCGGTGCGTATCCGTTTAATTCTTGGGTAGATTATCCAAAGAAATCAGGAAAAGGCTGGTTTGTGGCTTTGGCCGAATCCAAAAGTTTAGAAGGGCCTTGGTTGAGAATGAACAAAGGTTTGGAGCCAATTAAAACCATGCATCCGCTTTTTGTTGAAAATCCAATTGTCAGCCAATTGCCAAATGGTTTGTACATCGCAATTTTTGACGGAGGTCCAGACGGCTGGTCACATCATTTACCAAACATGATTGCCTATTCATTATCAGCAGACGGTATTAATTGGTCAGAAGCACATTATTTGCCAATCGAAACCAAAGTAGATAAATGGTGGGATATTATGAGAACTCCGCTGTGTCTAATCCCAGAAGGAAATGACGTTTACACCATAGTTTATAATGCAATCGATTTGAAAAGAAGATTTCACCCAACAGGAATGGTAAAAGTAAAATTGAACAAAGACGTGATGGAGTCGAAATTAAAAGAATTGAAGAAGTAA
- a CDS encoding phosphatidylserine decarboxylase family protein: protein METTTFIKAKQLLGSWLPQDPQIIENWTLKIKEFTKKNPSPLIPEIADFQNLVYSDPVLYANVQGMFAEAHFLKKQTPLPWEPEPVTFEDFLVLLNGIMQTAPEAYQTGAPGNQTPAGMIGFPINALLAWPMATNFGYDVFSNALVNQQLKKILNYWSKFLVSEDSRYVLIENDPSENVIAWLSELAQSEMMQVAQGALGLEPNPIPPYATFSDVFQSNPSDPYYGFKSWDDFFTRLFCANIRPVTAPNDDSIIVNACESAPLQVATNVSLSDQFWLKGQPYSLENMMNFDELAPQFDGGTVYQAFLSALSYHRWHSPVNGRIVKTEIVNGTYYLENLYQGFYNPDGPDSSAPNNSQPFLTAVATRALIFIEADNPAIGLMCVIPVGMAEVSSCQITVKAGDIVKKGDELGMFHFGGSTHCLIFRPGVNLDFTTYENPGLDAPNNIRVNTQIAKVV, encoded by the coding sequence ATGGAAACAACTACATTTATCAAGGCAAAACAATTATTGGGAAGCTGGTTACCCCAAGATCCCCAAATTATTGAAAATTGGACACTAAAAATAAAGGAGTTTACCAAAAAGAATCCATCACCGCTCATTCCTGAAATTGCCGATTTCCAAAATCTGGTATACTCAGATCCTGTTTTATACGCCAATGTACAGGGAATGTTTGCCGAAGCGCATTTTCTAAAAAAACAAACACCTCTACCTTGGGAACCAGAACCTGTAACTTTTGAAGATTTCCTTGTTTTATTGAACGGAATCATGCAAACCGCTCCAGAAGCTTATCAAACGGGTGCTCCCGGAAATCAAACACCTGCAGGTATGATTGGTTTTCCTATCAATGCACTTTTAGCGTGGCCAATGGCAACTAATTTTGGGTATGATGTTTTTTCAAACGCATTGGTAAATCAACAATTAAAGAAGATATTAAACTACTGGTCTAAATTTTTGGTTTCGGAGGATTCAAGATATGTTTTGATCGAAAATGATCCTTCAGAAAACGTAATTGCATGGTTGAGCGAATTAGCACAATCTGAAATGATGCAAGTTGCCCAAGGAGCTTTAGGTTTAGAACCAAATCCAATTCCTCCCTACGCTACATTCTCTGATGTTTTTCAGTCCAATCCTTCAGATCCTTATTACGGATTCAAAAGTTGGGACGATTTTTTCACTAGATTATTTTGTGCAAATATACGCCCTGTTACCGCTCCTAATGACGATTCGATTATTGTAAACGCATGTGAATCGGCACCTTTACAAGTGGCTACTAACGTATCTTTGTCTGATCAATTTTGGTTGAAAGGACAGCCTTATTCGTTAGAAAACATGATGAATTTTGATGAATTAGCGCCTCAGTTTGATGGTGGAACAGTTTATCAGGCTTTTTTGAGTGCTTTGAGCTACCACCGCTGGCATAGTCCTGTAAACGGCAGAATCGTAAAAACGGAAATTGTAAACGGTACTTATTATTTAGAAAATCTATATCAAGGTTTCTATAATCCAGACGGACCTGATTCGAGTGCGCCTAACAATTCACAGCCTTTTTTAACAGCCGTTGCAACCAGAGCGCTTATATTTATTGAAGCAGATAATCCAGCGATTGGACTTATGTGTGTAATTCCTGTGGGCATGGCAGAGGTTTCTAGCTGTCAAATAACAGTAAAAGCCGGCGACATTGTAAAGAAAGGCGACGAACTGGGAATGTTCCATTTTGGAGGTTCAACACATTGCTTGATTTTTAGACCGGGTGTTAATTTAGATTTTACAACTTATGAAAATCCAGGTTTGGACGCTCCTAATAATATTCGTGTAAACACACAAATAGCAAAAGTGGTTTAG